From one Clostridia bacterium genomic stretch:
- a CDS encoding aminopeptidase yields the protein MSDLSRAAAVAVRDCMGARPGETVLIITDEGARTVGTALFDAAKSMGCEAMVIEMIPRTRNGEEPPAPIGELMKHVDVVLAPTSKSISHTAAREAACAAGARVATLPGITEDCMARTLAADYRVVGDIAARVAEVLTRASVVHITNENGTDITMSLEGRTAGPDGGMYHEPGDFGNLPAGEAYIAPVEGSAQGVFVVDGAMAGPQHTGERITIYVVDGYATRIHGGSAAESIEAMIAGLGMPARNIAELGVGTNGCARITGCVLEDEKVLGTIHIAIGDNSHFGGKVAVPSHLDGIVAAPTVTVDGVVIMESGRLLI from the coding sequence ATGTCGGATCTTAGTCGAGCAGCCGCTGTGGCGGTTCGCGATTGTATGGGCGCACGGCCAGGTGAAACCGTTCTGATCATAACGGACGAGGGCGCCCGGACTGTTGGAACGGCGCTCTTCGATGCGGCGAAATCCATGGGTTGCGAGGCCATGGTGATTGAGATGATTCCCCGCACTAGAAACGGGGAGGAACCCCCTGCGCCAATCGGAGAACTGATGAAGCATGTCGATGTTGTGCTCGCACCTACGAGCAAGTCCATATCCCACACTGCGGCCAGAGAAGCTGCGTGCGCCGCAGGGGCGCGAGTTGCTACTCTCCCTGGCATCACAGAGGATTGCATGGCGCGCACACTCGCGGCCGATTACCGCGTTGTTGGCGACATTGCCGCCAGGGTAGCAGAGGTGCTGACCCGGGCAAGCGTGGTCCACATAACCAATGAAAACGGAACTGACATCACCATGTCCCTCGAAGGTAGAACGGCAGGCCCTGATGGCGGCATGTACCATGAGCCAGGGGATTTCGGGAACCTGCCGGCTGGCGAGGCATACATAGCTCCAGTTGAAGGCAGCGCCCAGGGCGTGTTCGTGGTGGACGGCGCCATGGCTGGGCCACAGCACACCGGTGAACGCATAACCATATATGTTGTGGATGGCTATGCCACGCGTATTCACGGTGGATCTGCGGCAGAATCTATAGAGGCGATGATCGCAGGGCTGGGAATGCCTGCGAGGAATATCGCAGAACTCGGAGTTGGGACCAATGGCTGCGCCCGGATCACCGGATGTGTCCTCGAGGATGAGAAGGTCCTCGGCACCATCCACATCGCCATAGGAGACAACTCTCACTTCGGAGGGAAGGTTGCCGTCCCGAGCCATCTTGACGGGATCGTAGCTGCGCCCACCGTTACTGTGGATGGTGTGGTCATCATGGAATCCGGGAGGCTTTTGATCTAG
- the mgtE gene encoding magnesium transporter — protein sequence MDEKYEVIIAKVKALISGGSSQELAQLLQTLHPADIAEILEDLDDDKRRAFFATLPSDVAAAIVQELDLDDQTDIMHGLDAARISEIVKEMDSDDAADFIGELSESNAEKLLGLMNSQGDELRELLRYDEDTSGGIMATEYVTVRDSWTVEQAFCELRRVGPDAASVYYVYVLDDREHLVGVLSLRDMVISDLVTKISVIMNPSPVSVPVEADQEEAAELFKKYRFLALPVVDYENRITGVITADDILDVVEEEATEDMQKIAGTVPLDHPYFASRLRELWGSRIAWLVVLFLAESITGGIMQKFSDAMQAFIQLTFFIPLLIDCGGNAGSQSATVIIRGLAVRDVRLKDAWAVLCRELVVGLGLGVVMAAIAFVRAWRVGGNPMMGLVVCLSVAAIVVMATVVGALLPIAATALKMDPAVMSAPLITTIVDGLGLLVYFSIAKALLPI from the coding sequence GTGGATGAGAAGTATGAGGTCATAATTGCTAAGGTCAAGGCCTTGATATCTGGAGGTTCGTCCCAGGAGCTTGCCCAGTTGCTGCAAACCCTGCACCCTGCCGACATAGCAGAGATTCTTGAGGACCTTGACGACGACAAGCGCAGGGCGTTCTTTGCGACACTCCCGAGCGATGTCGCAGCAGCAATTGTCCAGGAGCTCGATCTTGACGATCAAACCGATATCATGCACGGCCTTGACGCGGCGCGCATCTCCGAGATCGTGAAGGAGATGGACTCCGACGATGCCGCAGACTTCATCGGCGAGCTGTCAGAATCAAACGCCGAGAAACTGCTGGGCCTGATGAACTCACAAGGCGATGAACTGCGCGAGCTCCTGAGGTACGACGAGGATACATCCGGCGGCATAATGGCCACTGAGTACGTGACTGTCCGCGACAGCTGGACCGTTGAGCAGGCATTCTGCGAACTCCGGCGCGTTGGCCCGGATGCTGCATCCGTGTACTACGTGTATGTGCTTGACGATCGTGAGCACTTGGTGGGGGTGCTTTCCCTTCGCGACATGGTCATATCGGACCTGGTAACGAAGATCAGCGTGATAATGAATCCCAGTCCTGTGTCTGTTCCGGTTGAAGCTGACCAGGAGGAGGCTGCGGAGCTCTTCAAGAAGTACCGTTTCCTGGCTCTTCCCGTCGTCGACTACGAGAATAGGATAACAGGCGTGATCACGGCCGACGACATTCTCGATGTTGTCGAAGAAGAAGCAACAGAGGATATGCAGAAGATTGCAGGCACGGTGCCGTTGGACCATCCGTACTTCGCAAGCAGGCTCCGGGAGCTATGGGGATCCCGCATAGCCTGGCTGGTTGTACTGTTCCTCGCCGAGTCGATCACAGGCGGAATCATGCAGAAGTTCAGCGATGCCATGCAGGCCTTCATTCAGCTCACGTTCTTCATTCCGCTGCTCATCGACTGTGGCGGAAACGCAGGTTCGCAGTCGGCAACCGTGATCATTCGCGGCCTCGCTGTTAGGGATGTGCGTCTGAAGGATGCCTGGGCGGTCCTGTGCAGGGAACTCGTAGTGGGGCTGGGGCTTGGAGTGGTGATGGCTGCCATCGCATTCGTGCGCGCATGGCGAGTGGGCGGGAATCCGATGATGGGACTCGTCGTGTGCCTGTCGGTGGCCGCGATCGTGGTCATGGCTACGGTTGTCGGGGCTCTGCTCCCAATCGCCGCAACTGCCCTGAAGATGGACCCCGCTGTCATGTCAGCCCCCCTCATCACCACGATCGTGGATGGCCTGGGGCTCCTGGTGTACTTCAGCATCGCCAAAGCGCTGTTGCCAATATAA
- a CDS encoding EAL domain-containing protein, with protein sequence MPTTTTSSAIKGSGFRGGPYGIDTRGILFHSIAVAMLLSAVGWFAAVVTMHRMDQQVKRSLAIRAAGAASLLDSKRAADLLDPSSPEYGSSLALIGARLRALRNASPDAHLIYIARVEQGRMYMLVDSEPEASSSHSPPGQALSVLSPDAMALISGGRCAVLGPIHDRWGVWVTGLSPIASTTTGDAYAVLALDINAANWPRRLRGPWSIPLLLALFTGALAATLILMRNRQSVQQARWLSTHDHLTGLPNRSVLSECIEAAIEEAKRGKPSTLVLIDIDNFKIVNDTLSHLAGDEVLIRVARCIRGMIRETDLVARLGGDEFVVLLQGVPVQSALTTAERIRESVEDLKMEIDGATVDVTLSVGLTQIDGLCDQRGITLSADAALYHAKDNGKNRVTYPGAGDEAGHGRPNVYDRVSMIKDALRDDRFLLQFQPIVSAGCGPGMRSAKPEGIRWYEALVRIVCPSRGMVLPGEFIPWAERFGLITQIDRWVVNAALQVLANRDSIGLFINLSVRSISSASFLTHVEEAVAASGVAPCRIGFEITETTALGDVDEAREWIQRLRALGCLFAVDDFGAGYSTMSVLSSLPVDIVKIDGSVIRAVGSEPAHRLIVEAINSVAHSIGARTVAECVEDAESLAALDQMGVDYVQGYYIARPASLEAHANEPTGTLATV encoded by the coding sequence TTGCCAACTACCACCACTTCGTCGGCAATCAAGGGCAGCGGGTTTCGCGGCGGTCCGTATGGAATAGACACACGAGGAATCCTGTTTCACTCTATAGCTGTCGCCATGCTGCTATCCGCCGTCGGCTGGTTCGCGGCTGTGGTCACTATGCATCGCATGGACCAGCAGGTAAAGCGCAGCCTGGCCATTAGGGCTGCTGGCGCCGCATCACTCTTGGATTCGAAGAGGGCAGCAGATCTTCTGGATCCCTCGTCACCTGAGTACGGGAGCAGCCTTGCTCTGATTGGAGCGAGGCTCAGGGCATTGCGCAACGCCTCACCAGACGCGCACTTAATCTACATCGCCCGGGTAGAGCAGGGTCGGATGTACATGCTCGTCGACAGCGAACCTGAGGCATCCTCAAGCCATTCACCTCCAGGTCAGGCCCTCTCGGTTCTCAGCCCCGACGCCATGGCTCTGATATCTGGCGGCAGATGTGCCGTGCTGGGCCCGATACACGACCGGTGGGGCGTGTGGGTGACCGGACTATCTCCAATTGCCTCCACGACTACAGGGGACGCCTACGCCGTCCTTGCGCTGGATATCAACGCCGCCAACTGGCCAAGGCGATTGCGTGGTCCGTGGAGCATTCCACTCCTGCTGGCTTTGTTCACCGGCGCTCTGGCTGCCACGCTCATCCTCATGAGAAACCGCCAATCCGTCCAGCAGGCGCGGTGGCTTTCCACACACGACCATCTCACAGGCCTGCCCAACAGGTCCGTGCTTTCCGAATGCATAGAAGCAGCGATCGAGGAAGCAAAGCGCGGGAAACCAAGCACACTCGTTCTCATAGACATCGACAACTTCAAGATTGTGAACGACACCCTGTCTCACCTCGCGGGCGACGAGGTTCTCATCCGAGTCGCCCGCTGCATCCGAGGCATGATCCGAGAGACCGATCTCGTTGCAAGGCTCGGAGGCGATGAATTCGTAGTATTGCTTCAGGGTGTGCCAGTTCAGAGTGCGCTGACTACAGCTGAGCGGATTCGGGAGTCCGTTGAGGATCTCAAGATGGAGATAGATGGGGCAACCGTTGACGTGACGCTGAGTGTGGGGCTGACTCAGATAGATGGTCTGTGCGATCAGAGGGGCATAACACTCAGCGCCGACGCCGCCCTGTACCACGCCAAGGACAACGGAAAGAACCGAGTGACCTATCCTGGCGCAGGCGACGAGGCGGGGCATGGGCGCCCAAACGTCTATGATAGAGTGAGCATGATCAAGGATGCACTTCGCGATGACCGGTTCCTTCTGCAATTCCAGCCGATAGTATCGGCGGGCTGCGGACCAGGCATGAGATCCGCCAAACCCGAAGGAATCCGCTGGTACGAGGCGTTGGTCCGCATTGTCTGCCCGTCGAGGGGGATGGTCCTTCCCGGGGAGTTCATCCCGTGGGCCGAGAGGTTCGGCCTCATCACGCAGATCGACAGGTGGGTCGTTAATGCCGCTCTGCAGGTTCTGGCCAATAGAGACAGTATTGGCCTCTTCATCAATCTATCCGTAAGGAGCATCAGCAGCGCATCTTTCCTCACCCATGTCGAGGAGGCCGTGGCAGCCAGCGGAGTGGCGCCATGCCGGATCGGCTTCGAGATCACCGAGACAACGGCCTTGGGCGATGTGGATGAGGCACGGGAGTGGATACAGCGCCTACGCGCCCTGGGCTGCCTTTTCGCTGTTGATGATTTCGGAGCTGGCTACTCCACCATGTCGGTTCTTAGCAGCCTCCCTGTTGACATCGTGAAGATCGATGGATCAGTGATACGCGCCGTCGGCAGCGAGCCTGCCCACCGGCTCATAGTGGAGGCCATCAACTCGGTCGCGCACTCCATCGGCGCCCGCACCGTTGCTGAATGCGTAGAGGATGCGGAATCGCTGGCCGCTTTGGATCAAATGGGAGTGGACTACGTGCAAGGCTACTACATAGCTCGCCCGGCTTCGCTTGAGGCTCATGCAAACGAGCCCACAGGGACCCTCGCCACTGTGTGA
- a CDS encoding carbohydrate-binding protein, translating to MFWLRRFGAENDAEFASELTPSGVGSSGKTTRSTGAKKTARKNTGENSFLAGGVAVSPMPVTAGERITVKYNGLLAQSGADSVYLHAGFGAREWRNVADVPMTQEKPGTWKAALSLDPNENSRLNFCFKDRAENWDNNYGLNWSLEVHNGQM from the coding sequence GTGTTCTGGTTAAGGCGCTTCGGCGCCGAGAATGATGCCGAATTTGCCTCTGAGCTGACCCCGTCGGGGGTTGGCTCGTCGGGCAAGACGACCCGCTCTACTGGAGCGAAGAAGACTGCGCGCAAGAACACTGGGGAGAATAGCTTCCTCGCCGGAGGAGTGGCAGTGTCTCCCATGCCTGTCACTGCCGGAGAGAGGATCACCGTGAAGTACAATGGGCTTCTGGCGCAGTCGGGAGCGGACTCGGTTTACCTGCATGCAGGTTTCGGCGCTCGGGAATGGAGAAATGTCGCGGATGTTCCAATGACCCAGGAGAAGCCTGGAACGTGGAAGGCTGCTCTGTCGCTGGATCCAAATGAGAACTCCAGGCTCAATTTCTGTTTCAAAGACCGTGCGGAAAACTGGGACAACAACTACGGTCTGAACTGGAGCCTCGAAGTGCACAACGGGCAGATGTAG
- a CDS encoding amidohydrolase encodes MNSLLIEDVTIITMDAERRVIRNGAIVADSGIITFVGPSSDLPQGLPEVPRICGRGQVATPGLVNAHTHSAMVLFRGYADDLPLQEWLETKIFPVEARLTRDDVYWGAMLACAEMIRSGTTAFADMYFHMDEAARAVEASGMRASLSEGMTSASGRGDDALARGAGFCERWHGAAGGRITTMLAPHAPYTCSRQFMGAVAARAEALGVGVHTHISETFREVRDIKLLHGMSPVEFVEASGLLDVQVLAAHCVAVSDRDMDILAQHGVKVAHNPGSNMKLASGTAPIAKMLKRHMDVGLGTDGAASNNNLDMVEEMRLAALLHKVASAESTAMPALTCLEMATRGGAACIGLSDYIGSIEVGKKADIVLFDFAVPHLTPSCVADPLSHIVYSAEGSDVTTVIIDGALVMENRRLTTIDEREVMAEVEKRTYRLASV; translated from the coding sequence GTGAACAGCCTCTTGATAGAAGACGTCACCATAATCACCATGGACGCGGAGAGGCGGGTCATTCGGAATGGCGCCATTGTGGCGGATTCGGGGATAATCACTTTCGTGGGTCCATCTAGTGACCTGCCGCAAGGCCTGCCGGAAGTGCCAAGGATATGCGGGCGTGGTCAGGTGGCAACTCCGGGCCTGGTGAACGCGCACACCCACTCGGCAATGGTGCTGTTCCGTGGATATGCCGACGATCTGCCGCTTCAGGAATGGCTCGAAACCAAGATATTCCCGGTGGAGGCGCGGCTGACTCGGGACGATGTGTACTGGGGGGCGATGCTGGCCTGTGCCGAGATGATCAGATCCGGAACCACTGCGTTCGCTGACATGTATTTTCACATGGATGAAGCAGCCCGAGCTGTTGAGGCCTCCGGGATGCGTGCAAGCCTCTCAGAGGGTATGACATCTGCAAGTGGACGCGGCGATGATGCCTTAGCCCGAGGCGCTGGATTCTGCGAAAGATGGCACGGCGCCGCTGGGGGAAGGATAACTACGATGCTAGCGCCACACGCTCCATATACCTGCTCCCGGCAGTTCATGGGAGCGGTGGCGGCGCGCGCAGAGGCTCTCGGAGTGGGTGTGCATACCCACATTTCCGAAACGTTCCGGGAAGTCCGTGACATCAAGCTCCTGCACGGCATGAGCCCGGTGGAGTTTGTGGAGGCGAGCGGACTCCTCGATGTTCAGGTTCTCGCAGCTCACTGCGTGGCAGTGTCTGATCGGGACATGGACATACTGGCTCAGCACGGAGTGAAGGTGGCGCACAACCCGGGATCGAACATGAAGCTGGCCTCAGGAACCGCTCCCATCGCCAAGATGCTCAAACGCCACATGGATGTGGGCCTGGGCACAGATGGGGCTGCCAGCAACAACAACCTCGACATGGTTGAGGAGATGCGCCTTGCAGCGCTGCTCCATAAAGTTGCGAGCGCGGAGTCCACCGCCATGCCGGCCCTTACATGTCTTGAAATGGCAACTAGGGGAGGCGCGGCCTGTATTGGGCTTTCCGACTACATTGGGTCTATTGAGGTAGGGAAGAAAGCTGACATCGTCCTGTTCGATTTCGCCGTTCCTCACCTCACTCCATCGTGTGTGGCAGATCCGTTGTCCCATATCGTCTACTCAGCGGAAGGCTCTGATGTGACTACCGTGATCATCGATGGAGCTCTCGTGATGGAGAACAGGCGTCTTACAACCATTGATGAACGGGAGGTCATGGCTGAGGTGGAGAAACGCACCTATAGGCTTGCCTCTGTCTAG
- a CDS encoding adenosylhomocysteinase, whose product MSVSVIRDSSLAPEGKLKIEWARAHMPLMMAIEREFVDAKPFAGKRIVVCCHLEAKTARLAMALAVGGASVAVTGSNPLSTQDDVAAALAETPGVDVYAWHGSTGEEYLEHLSMALGDGADVLMDDGGDLVSMVHTSKRALLPRISGGCEETTTGLCRLRAMASAGKLGFPMIAVNDAKMKHLFDNRYGTGQSAWDGIMRTTNLSIAGSTVVVAGYGWCGKGLAMRARGLGANVIVTEVDPVAACEARMDGFRVMPMERASAEGGFFVTATGCRDVIRGEHFALMRDGAVLANAGHFDVEISKPDLAAACPEPPRTVRRNIQEYRMYDGRRLYLLAEGRLVNLAAGDGHPIEVMDMSFGIQALSIRHIIRCGGDLAPGVLPVPAEVDEKVARLALDAAGISIDSLSLAQRGYLAGWESGTARD is encoded by the coding sequence ATGAGCGTGTCCGTCATACGCGACAGTAGCCTTGCGCCAGAAGGCAAGCTGAAGATCGAATGGGCCAGGGCCCACATGCCGCTCATGATGGCCATCGAGAGGGAGTTCGTAGATGCAAAACCTTTCGCTGGGAAGCGAATAGTCGTCTGCTGCCACCTCGAGGCCAAGACTGCGAGGCTGGCCATGGCCCTTGCGGTCGGAGGGGCATCGGTGGCGGTGACGGGCAGCAACCCCCTTTCCACTCAGGATGATGTGGCGGCTGCTCTGGCGGAAACGCCCGGCGTGGATGTGTACGCGTGGCATGGATCCACAGGCGAGGAATACCTGGAGCATCTGTCGATGGCTCTGGGAGATGGGGCAGACGTGCTCATGGACGATGGGGGAGACTTAGTGAGCATGGTTCACACCTCCAAACGAGCCCTTCTGCCAAGGATTTCCGGAGGATGTGAGGAGACCACCACCGGTCTCTGCCGGTTGCGTGCCATGGCTTCCGCGGGCAAGCTTGGGTTCCCGATGATTGCGGTGAACGATGCGAAAATGAAGCACCTGTTCGACAACAGATACGGCACAGGGCAGTCTGCATGGGATGGAATAATGCGCACCACGAACCTTTCCATCGCTGGGAGCACTGTTGTTGTGGCAGGTTACGGCTGGTGTGGCAAGGGTCTTGCAATGAGAGCGCGCGGGCTCGGCGCCAACGTCATCGTGACCGAGGTCGACCCAGTCGCAGCCTGCGAGGCGCGCATGGATGGGTTCCGAGTGATGCCGATGGAGCGAGCCTCCGCTGAGGGAGGCTTCTTCGTAACGGCAACCGGCTGCCGCGATGTGATCAGGGGCGAACATTTCGCTCTGATGCGTGACGGCGCTGTGCTTGCGAACGCGGGCCATTTCGATGTAGAGATATCGAAGCCCGACCTTGCAGCGGCCTGCCCAGAACCGCCCCGCACTGTGCGCCGGAATATCCAGGAGTATCGGATGTACGATGGACGGAGGCTGTATCTTCTTGCAGAAGGGCGATTGGTCAACCTTGCTGCAGGGGATGGCCACCCGATTGAGGTGATGGACATGAGCTTTGGGATCCAGGCCCTGTCCATTCGGCACATAATCCGATGCGGCGGGGATCTGGCGCCCGGGGTTCTCCCAGTCCCAGCTGAAGTGGATGAGAAGGTGGCAAGGCTCGCCCTTGATGCCGCGGGCATCAGCATTGACAGCCTCTCTCTGGCACAGCGGGGCTATCTTGCGGGTTGGGAATCGGGAACAGCGCGTGATTGA
- the mtnP gene encoding S-methyl-5'-thioadenosine phosphorylase produces the protein MRVGIIGGTGVYDPSMLSNIRERTVDTPYGAASVRIGELRSEEVAFLTRHGAGHTVPPHMINHRANIAALKMLGVQRVIATSAVGTLNPRIQPGSFVFLDQFIDFAKLQVHTFFDGGEHGLVHMDYTEPYCPEIRGILAAKARELGIQAADGGCYVCTDGPRFETPAEIRMFKLMGGDVVGMTSVPETVLAREAQICYSSIAMATNWAAGISKTALTHHEVVEIMQANGEKLRSLIIAAIEAMPASRGCSCAAAGVAMPWLDQYREAHWGKEGAV, from the coding sequence ATGAGAGTAGGCATTATCGGCGGCACGGGAGTCTACGACCCAAGCATGCTCTCGAACATCCGGGAGAGGACAGTCGATACCCCATATGGCGCCGCCAGTGTTAGGATAGGTGAGCTCAGGAGCGAGGAGGTGGCCTTCCTTACTAGGCACGGAGCTGGCCATACGGTGCCTCCGCACATGATCAATCACAGGGCGAACATAGCTGCTCTGAAGATGCTTGGCGTGCAGAGGGTGATTGCCACATCAGCAGTGGGGACCCTGAACCCCAGGATCCAGCCTGGTTCGTTCGTGTTTCTCGATCAGTTTATCGATTTCGCCAAGCTGCAGGTCCACACGTTCTTCGATGGGGGGGAACACGGGCTGGTGCATATGGATTATACCGAGCCATACTGCCCGGAAATCCGCGGGATTCTAGCGGCAAAGGCACGTGAGCTTGGAATTCAGGCGGCTGATGGCGGGTGTTACGTATGCACCGATGGACCCCGTTTCGAGACCCCAGCCGAGATCCGCATGTTCAAACTGATGGGTGGAGATGTAGTTGGGATGACGAGCGTGCCGGAGACCGTTCTTGCTCGTGAGGCGCAGATCTGCTACAGCTCCATCGCCATGGCGACCAACTGGGCGGCTGGCATCTCCAAGACCGCTCTCACTCACCACGAGGTAGTCGAGATAATGCAGGCCAATGGGGAGAAGCTGCGTTCGCTGATCATCGCTGCAATCGAAGCCATGCCTGCGTCTCGCGGGTGCTCCTGCGCGGCGGCGGGCGTTGCTATGCCCTGGCTCGACCAGTATAGGGAGGCCCACTGGGGCAAGGAAGGGGCCGTCTAG
- a CDS encoding pyridoxal phosphate-dependent aminotransferase translates to MRLSDRAKAIKPSPTFAVEAKAAEMRKRGIEIVGFGAGEPDFDTPEHIRAAGIEAINQGFTRYTPTAGIPELKRAIVAKFERDNGLHYEPSQIIVSCGAKHSLYNAFQALVGPGDEVIVPAPYWVSYPDQVRMAGAVPVIIDTAATAFRLTPEALEGAITPNTRAMVINSPSNPTGVIYSREDLAKIADIAIAHDLAVISDDIYESLLAEGMEFVSIASLSDEIKTRTVVVNGVSKTYAMTGWRIGYAAAEREVIAAMSNIQAHSTSNPCSISQKAALAALAGSDEPCCRMVREFRARGVYMHKRLAAMPGIECVKPAGAFYCFPKVSSCFGKSLGGVKVTGSVSFADALLEQAHVAVVAGAGFGSDDYVRLSYATSMEKIEEGLGRIERALADMK, encoded by the coding sequence ATGAGGCTTTCCGACAGAGCAAAGGCGATCAAGCCATCGCCAACCTTCGCAGTTGAGGCGAAAGCGGCCGAGATGCGCAAACGTGGGATCGAAATTGTGGGGTTCGGCGCGGGCGAGCCCGATTTCGACACTCCGGAGCATATCCGGGCTGCCGGGATTGAGGCGATCAACCAGGGTTTCACAAGGTATACTCCTACTGCTGGCATACCTGAGCTGAAGCGCGCCATAGTCGCCAAGTTCGAGAGGGACAACGGGCTTCACTATGAACCATCCCAGATCATCGTGTCCTGTGGCGCCAAGCACAGCCTGTACAACGCGTTCCAGGCATTGGTGGGCCCAGGGGATGAGGTCATTGTCCCTGCGCCATATTGGGTAAGCTACCCCGATCAGGTCAGAATGGCCGGAGCAGTGCCGGTGATTATCGACACCGCAGCTACAGCCTTTAGGCTTACTCCCGAAGCGCTCGAAGGCGCGATAACTCCGAATACTCGCGCGATGGTCATCAACTCTCCATCCAACCCGACCGGCGTCATCTACTCCAGGGAAGACCTTGCGAAGATCGCCGACATAGCCATTGCCCACGATTTGGCTGTGATCTCCGACGATATCTACGAAAGTCTGCTTGCTGAGGGTATGGAGTTCGTGTCCATAGCATCTCTGAGCGATGAGATCAAGACGAGGACAGTCGTGGTGAACGGCGTTTCGAAAACCTACGCCATGACTGGCTGGAGGATCGGTTACGCCGCGGCAGAGCGAGAAGTCATTGCCGCTATGAGCAACATACAGGCCCACAGCACCTCTAATCCTTGCTCGATCTCTCAGAAGGCTGCTCTGGCCGCCCTGGCCGGATCGGATGAGCCTTGTTGCCGCATGGTTCGGGAGTTCCGCGCTCGAGGCGTCTACATGCACAAGAGGCTGGCCGCCATGCCTGGTATTGAGTGCGTGAAACCCGCCGGTGCGTTTTACTGCTTCCCGAAGGTGTCGAGTTGCTTCGGCAAGTCTCTCGGCGGAGTGAAGGTCACCGGTTCGGTCAGCTTCGCTGACGCCCTTCTCGAACAGGCGCACGTGGCAGTCGTGGCAGGGGCTGGTTTCGGCTCCGACGACTACGTAAGGCTTTCGTATGCAACTTCGATGGAGAAGATAGAAGAAGGCCTGGGAAGAATCGAGCGGGCCCTCGCCGATATGAAGTAG
- a CDS encoding metallopeptidase TldD-related protein encodes MSVVIEIGESLARALSGAKGWRFTIRSAHSVRVGIDDNRLGGAYSPPRSQSEISGGVFIIWQDGSCSRGKIDSRTIHRLPQNMEMWRSLAYRDDDAAYIAELAPPTSVELVDPRIGEVASGSSTSVFETLAEIASAAREGGAEVIDAQAGCSASETIVATSRGLWVKYPETMAWCEWDLDKTFGDSRLGRSLESWQALERSVSGTAERAMASKTVGSLPSRDMTVLLAPEVADSFIGHYLASNMNGEAVAERRSRYSLDQFRSGDMAFRHDLDLLVDTVIPFGSGSSPCTPEGIPSGRAALAEGGRLVTPILDAKYSRRCGMAPTPVPAAGLSAGHAGMLLCTRQMEAWQDMMHGACDSLLVSTVLGMHTQDPATGNFSLAAPDSILIRDGRFAGAVKAVISGNFFDALQADGSRFGLDSDHPNPGIALNCHVEAGPAE; translated from the coding sequence ATGTCGGTCGTGATAGAGATTGGCGAGTCGCTCGCGCGGGCGCTCTCCGGGGCCAAGGGCTGGAGGTTCACGATAAGATCCGCTCATTCAGTGAGGGTTGGAATCGACGACAATAGGCTTGGTGGAGCGTATTCGCCCCCTAGATCGCAATCGGAGATATCCGGTGGGGTCTTCATCATCTGGCAGGACGGTTCCTGCAGTAGGGGCAAGATTGATTCCCGCACCATACACAGGCTGCCACAGAACATGGAGATGTGGAGATCTCTTGCCTACCGAGATGATGATGCGGCGTACATTGCTGAGCTTGCTCCTCCTACAAGCGTAGAACTTGTAGATCCCCGAATTGGGGAGGTCGCCTCCGGAAGCAGCACGAGTGTGTTCGAAACCCTGGCCGAGATCGCCTCAGCAGCGCGTGAAGGTGGGGCAGAGGTAATCGATGCTCAGGCAGGGTGCTCTGCCTCAGAGACCATAGTGGCCACCTCCAGAGGGCTATGGGTGAAGTATCCCGAGACGATGGCCTGGTGCGAGTGGGATCTTGACAAAACATTCGGCGATTCCAGGCTGGGAAGGAGCCTGGAATCGTGGCAGGCTCTGGAGAGGTCTGTATCAGGCACAGCGGAGCGGGCAATGGCGTCGAAAACAGTCGGCTCTCTGCCATCGCGAGATATGACGGTCTTGCTGGCGCCTGAGGTCGCTGATAGCTTCATCGGGCACTATCTGGCGTCGAACATGAACGGCGAGGCCGTGGCGGAGAGAAGATCCAGATACAGCCTCGACCAGTTCCGGTCGGGGGACATGGCCTTCAGGCATGACCTGGACCTACTGGTCGATACCGTGATTCCATTTGGTTCGGGGTCATCCCCATGCACCCCAGAGGGCATACCATCGGGAAGAGCGGCCCTGGCGGAGGGCGGACGGCTTGTGACGCCGATCCTCGACGCGAAGTACTCGAGAAGATGCGGAATGGCGCCGACTCCTGTTCCGGCGGCAGGGCTATCAGCGGGTCACGCTGGCATGCTGCTCTGCACCAGGCAGATGGAGGCCTGGCAAGACATGATGCACGGAGCGTGCGATTCGCTGCTTGTATCCACGGTGCTTGGCATGCACACTCAGGACCCGGCCACGGGCAACTTCTCGCTTGCGGCGCCGGATTCCATCCTAATTCGAGATGGCCGGTTCGCTGGGGCGGTGAAAGCCGTGATATCCGGCAATTTCTTCGACGCGCTTCAGGCTGATGGCTCTAGGTTTGGACTGGATTCGGATCATCCGAACCCAGGGATTGCCCTGAACTGCCACGTAGAGGCCGGCCCCGCTGAGTAG